Proteins co-encoded in one Pseudomonadota bacterium genomic window:
- a CDS encoding DUF3237 domain-containing protein codes for MPGYGFKFELEHVTSYNALLAPPEMIGPVAEGLRLNAFVTGGKVAGPKLNGQFLPGGGDWLTVRTDGIAVLDVRATIETDDGAIVYLYYKGIGECGPDGYKNFLEGAPFPKEGITLRTNPWFQTAHPKYQWLTRGFFLEVGAAYLDRGEVCYDIYQVK; via the coding sequence ATGCCTGGCTATGGCTTCAAATTCGAACTCGAGCACGTCACGTCGTACAACGCGCTACTCGCGCCTCCTGAAATGATCGGCCCGGTAGCGGAAGGATTGCGTCTGAATGCGTTCGTGACCGGCGGGAAGGTGGCCGGTCCTAAATTGAACGGCCAATTCCTTCCAGGCGGAGGAGACTGGCTCACCGTGCGGACGGACGGCATCGCGGTGCTGGATGTAAGAGCGACGATTGAAACCGATGATGGCGCCATCGTGTACCTGTATTACAAGGGCATCGGTGAGTGCGGACCCGATGGCTATAAGAATTTTCTCGAAGGCGCGCCATTTCCGAAGGAAGGGATCACGTTACGAACCAATCCATGGTTCCAAACCGCTCATCCGAAATATCAGTGGCTCACTCGCGGGTTCTTTCTGGAAGTCGGCGCCGCCTACCTTGACCGCGGCGAGGTCTGCTACGACATCTACCAGGTCAAATGA
- a CDS encoding CopK family periplasmic copper-binding protein codes for MKKIILAIALGFLTTTAVHAAEEAAEKIELKDGSTLFLHPDGTSRMVDVHGKAMQMSDGKEMETADGKTIVMMNKKVWVRWGAPGKGGEMLKND; via the coding sequence ATGAAGAAGATAATTCTTGCAATCGCACTTGGATTCTTAACTACCACGGCAGTCCATGCCGCTGAGGAGGCGGCTGAAAAGATCGAACTCAAAGACGGTTCCACCTTGTTTCTTCATCCGGATGGCACCAGTAGGATGGTGGATGTCCATGGGAAGGCGATGCAGATGAGTGACGGCAAGGAAATGGAGACCGCCGATGGCAAGACGATTGTCATGATGAACAAGAAAGTCTGGGTCCGCTGGGGCGCACCGGGAAAAGGCGGCGAGATGCTGAAAAATGATTGA